The region GTAATCAAAACAAAATAAGTAATATCATCAGAGTGCTGTTTTTTCATATATATGCTATATTTAATATTGAGGTTAATACAATTTTAGAGAATAGAATAAAACAAAAATTTTTAACAAGGATTGGCTGTAAACAAGGCTTATGCAAGATAAGTAGAATTGACATAAACGGACATATCAAACAGGATAAGTTGATTGGTAGTGTTGTGCATCAAGCTGCACATCAAGCAAGTGGTAAATAAAGGAGATTTTTCATGACAGATACAGAAAAAGCAAAATTGGACTTTATGTATAAGTCAATTGATGATGCGGTTAGTAACATTAGAGCAATGGATATAAAATCAAATGTACTGATAGCTTTTATTGGAGTGATGGTTTTTGCTGTAATTAAAATCAATAATGATAATATCTCAATTATAATGGCTCTTTCTATACTGTGTGGATTGGGTACAGCAATAGTTTTTGTATATGGAGTAGTCCTTCCAAGAGTTGATCCAGATATAGAATTGTATAATGTTAATGAGATCATTAATAATGATTTGGATAAAAAATTATTCTTTCCAAGAAAATGTAAAAATTTAAAACTATATTATAATAATATAAATAATTTGGGTTATAACGATTTTTTGAAATTATTATCTTACGAAAGACTAAAACTTCAAATAATATTTGACAAAAAAACTAGTTATTTTAAAATTGGATTAACCTGCTTGGTGATATTTTTTTTATTAATACTAATTAATTTAGCAGCTGGGATATAAATTTATAAATTATGGAAAATGAATTTTTTGGAGGTGTATTTTATATAGATCTAAGAAATTATACAAAATTAGTTGATGATGAAATACTAAAAAAAATAGCAGAAATAATTTACGACTATCAAAACCTTATCAATTTTGAAGTAAATAAGTATTTTAACAAAGAAACAATTTCTGCTATAGAATATATGGGAGATGGTATAATGATAATAATTAAAAATAATGATGTTTCTGCCAATATTTCTGCCAAATCATATTTGCATAATCCATTTTGTTTTAAGATATATGAAGCTGGTAAAATTTTTAGAGACTCTTTAGATAATTTCTTACAATGTCAAAAAGAAGATTACAAGAAATATATTGGATTGAAAATTCTGGATTTTGGTATAGGATTATCTTATAGTAAGATTTTCAAAAAAATTCACAAAAGAGATAATAGAAATATGTTTTTCGGGTCAAGTTTGAATAGAGCAGTTAAAATTGGTGATTCTATAAATAAAAAATATAACCATTTGGCTATAGATAAAAAAATGTATGATGATTATTTAATTAATATCTTGTCTGAATCAGAAAAGCGGTTAATAATCAAAAGAGATAAGCCTTTAGTTCATATGTATCAAAAATTATATTCAACTTGAGTATTTCATATGCAGCCACTCCATACATTACCCAAAAAAATAAATAAAAATCCGGGATACTGGCTTCAATAGAAACAAAAGATAGGGAACAGGGGCCGATAATGGTTCCTGACTAAGTACCCCTTACGCGTGCGCATCCCCCCGCGCCAGCTTCTCCAGCAAGCGTGTCATCATCCTCACCCCCGCACCGCTGGCGCCGTGGGGATTCTCTCCCCAGGCGTGCTCCACAAAAGCGGGGCCGGCGATGTCGATGTGGGCCCATTTCTCTTTGTGATCCTCGTCGATGAATTCCCCCAGGAACATTCCCGCCGTTATGGCGCCGCCGTAGCGGGTGTTGGAGATGTTGCAAATGTCGGCGATCTCGCTTTTAAGCGTTTTGCGCAGGAAGCGGTTGAAATCCAGTTTGGTGGCCAGTTCGCCGCTGAGGGTGTTGGCGGCGTAGAGGACGCGGTTGACCGGATCGGCGCCAAAGCCCATCACGCCGCTGGTGTATTGACCCACGCCCACCACGCAAGCACCCGTGAGGGTGGCCAGGTCGAAGATGTAGTCGGCTTTGACCTTCTCCTGGGCGTAGCAGAGCACATCCGCCAGGACCAGGCGCCCCTCGGCGTCGGTGTTGCGCACTTCGATGGTCTTGCCGTTTTTGGCTTTCAAAACGTCATCGGGCTTGTAGGCATCGCCGCCGATCATATTCTCCACCGCACCCACGAATCCGTGGACCTCGATGGGCAGGTGAAGCTCCGCTACCGCCTTGAGGATCCCCAGTACGGCGGAGCCGCCGCTCTTGTCAGCCTTCATCGTCACCATAAAGTCGGAGGGCTTGAGGCTGAGTCCGCCGCTGTCGTAGGTCAGTCCCTTGCCGATCAGGCTGACGGTGGCGACGGGGGTTTCTTTGGGGGTGTAGCTCAGGTGGATGAGGCGGGGTTCGTGGCGGCTGGCACGTCCTACGGCCAGCAGGGCGTTCATGCCTTCCTCTCTCATCTCTTTGGGCCCCAGGACCTCCAGGTTCAGGCGAGATTCTTTCTGTGCCAGCTCTGCGGCGATCTGTGCCATCGTTTCGGGATAGCAGTCATCAGGAGCGGTGTTGACGATATCCCGGACGAAGTTGGTCGCCTCGGCGCTGACGATCGCCTTGTCGATGGCCCGCTGGGCGGCGGGGATATCCAGAGCGTAGCCATTGTACTCCTCCAGGGAGATGCGAACCTTGTGGAGGTGTTTGTCGGTGTGCTTGCTCTTGTAGCGCTCGAAGCGGTAGCCCCCCAGCAGCAGCCCCTCGGCTTGGGCACGCAGGGTAGCGGTGCAGGAGGGATGGCTCATATAGGCCCCCATCTTGGCGATCTTATAGCCCTTGCCGTTGAGGGCCCGCACCGCGTTGGCCGCGGCGGAGCGGATGTCGGCGCTGTTGATGGAGTCGGCACCCACATAGAGCTTGCCCTTCTCCGCCAGCAGGCAGGTCTCATCCTGATCCCCGCTGAAGCCGGCCTGTTGCAGCAGTTCCTTGTCCTCGTCCACAAAACGCTGGTCGAAGTTTTTGTTGATGACGATGACGATTTCGATATCGGCTTCGATTTCGTTGAGGAGTTTTTCGTAAAACTTTATCAATTTCATAATTTTCCTTTCAGTCAAATAGTCGCAAGTCGCAAGCACGGCGGCTTTGCCGCCTCACGTCGCAAGTTGTGATATGATGCTCTTTTTCAGGCCGCCGATCATACGGTTGACGGCGGCAACCTCGTCGATCCATTTTTTACCGGTCTCTTTGTCAATATACGCGATCTTCATACCGATATAGATCTGTGTTTTCAATTCCGCACAGGAGCCCTGAGCAATATCGAGAAAGTGGATGCTCTCCTTATCCGAGTTCCGTTCGACACCTTCGGCGATATTGCTGGGAATGGAAAGTCCCGAGCGTGTGATCTGGTCTTTGAAGCCGTAATCTTTGCTTTCACGAAAATATAGATAAAGCTCACTGCTCAATGTAGCCGAGCGTTTCCAAACATCGAGATTTTCACACTTCATAAAGGCATTCCTCCACACTTGAGACTTGAGGGTCGAAGGCCCGTGCTTGCGACTTGCGAAGGAACTTTTGGAGTCAGAACTCCAAAAGTTCCTTCGCCTGGATCATATCCTTGTCCCCCCGTCCCGAGAGGTTGATGAGCACGAGCTTGCCCCGGAGTTCTTCGGGATTCATCTTTTTGAGGTAGGCAACAGCGTGGGAGCTCTCGAAGGCGGGGATGATCCCCTCTTTTTGGCTGAGCCAGACGAAGGCGTCGAGGGCTTCCTGGTCGGTGATGTTGTCGTAGGTGACGCGGCCGAGCTCTTTGAGCCAGGCGTGCTCGGGGCCGATGCCGGGGTAATCCAGCCCGGCGCTGATGGAGTGGGCTTCGAGGATCTGGCCGTCCTCGTCCTGGAGCAGGTAGCTCATCTGGCCGTGGAGCACGCCCGGAGCCCCCTTGGCGAGGCTGGCGCCGTGCTTGGAGTCGAGCCCCAGGCCGCCCGCTTCGATGCCGATGCACTCAGTTTGCTCCTCTTCGAGGAAATGGTTGAAGATCCCGATGGCGTTGGAACCCCCGCCGATGCAGGCAATCACCTTGTCAGGCAGGCGTCCTTCGGCTTCGAGGATCTGGCGTTTGGCTTCCCAGCCGATGATGCTCTGGATATCCCGAATCATCATCGGATAGGGGTGGGGGCCGGCGACGGTACCGATGACGTAGAAGGTATCCCGGGCGTGGGTGACCCAATGGCGGATGGCGTCGTTCATAGCGTCTTTGAGGGTCTTGGAGCCGCTCTGCACGGCGTGGACCTTGGCGCCCAGGAGCTTCATCCGGAAGACGTTGAGCTCCTGGCGGGCGACGTCCTTGGCTCCCATGAAAATTTCGCACTCCAGGCCAAACAGGGCGGCGACGGTGGCGGTGGCCACCCCGTGCTGGCCTGCGCCCGTCTCGGCGATGATCTTCTTTTTGCCCAGCCGCTTGGCCAGGATCGCCTGGGCGACGGTGTGGTTGATCTTGTGCGCGCCCGTGTGGTTGAGGTCTTCGCGCTTGAGGTAGATCCGCGCGCCGATCTCTTTTGAGAGGTTTTCGGCGAAGTAGAGGGCGCTGGGGCGGCCGACGTAGTTTTTGTAGTAGTAGTCCACCTCTTTCCAGAATTCGGGATCGAAGCGGACCGCTTCGTAATCTTTTTTGAGGGACTCCAGGACCGGCATCAGGGTTTCGGGGACATAGCGTCCGCCGAAGATTCCGAAGTGGCCCAGTTCATCCGGGTCAAAGGGGGAAGGGGTGGGGATATAAACATCGTGTGACTGGCTCATGGCGTTCCGTTTTTATCGAGATTTTTCGGGTTTGTTTGGAGGAGATTATAGCCAATTTGGGCCGAGGAGTTCGTTTCATTCCCTTCGCTCTTTTTCACCGGCGCCGGGGAGTGAAGGGCTTTGAGCCGGGAGATGATCCTGAGATGATCGGCGTAGCTGGCGCTGAAGAGGTGGCGTCCATTGGGGCCTTTGACGAAGTAGAGGTCCCCGCTTTTGGCCGGGGCCAGGGCCGCTTTGAGGGCGGCGGGGGTGACGCTGCCCAGCGGGGAAGGGGGCAGGCCGTGGTGACGGTAGGTGTTGAAGCGGCTCTTGTCGCGGCGGATCCGCTCGGGGGTGACCTTTTTGTGGGACCAGGGGCCGTAGTTGAGGGTGGCGTCGAGTTGGAGTTTCATATTGCGTTTGAGGCGGTTGTAGATCACGGCGGCGATCCTGGGCATCTCCTCGGGATGCCACGTTTCGCGCTGGATGATCGAAGCTATGATGAGGTAGCGCCGGAACTCTGCCGGATCGTAGCGGCCGAGATACTGCTCGCTCAGTTTCCGGAAGGTCTCTTCGCTCTTTTCAGTCAAATAAGCCATAGCCGGCCCCGGGCTCAGGCGGTAGGGGAGGCGATAGTATCCCGCCAGGATCCCGCCGTCGAGATAGGGGCTGAAACGAAAATACTCCTCATAAAGGGCTTTGGGGTCGAGGCGAGCCTGTCGGGAGAGTTGCCTAATGAAATCCTCCAGGCTGTCCCCGCTGTACATCACGACCCGGCGGGTCTTTTCCCGGGGAAAGTCGTTGATACGGCTGAAAAACTCCTGGAGGGAGACGGGATGTTGGAGGCGGATCCAGCCGGGGGTGACCCGGGAAGGGAGGAGAAAGAGTAGATCGGAGATCCAGAGGGGAAGCCCCTGTCGGCGCAGGGAGTCGTAGATCTTTGTGCGGTCGCCCTGGGGGATATGGATGAGAGGAGGAAGGGTCTCGGGTTGGTCGAATTCGCGGAGCCGGGCGGGGCTGACGGGGGGAAGCTCTTGCCGGCTCGCGCTGTGGCGCGGCGGCGCCTGGGGTGTAGAGGGGTTGCCCTGGTTTGGGCTTTCGGGTTTTGGACGTGATGGGGAAGGCTTCGTGGATGCGGCCGCAGGTGGGTGGATCGGATGGGTCGATCGGGTGTGGTAGAGATAGAAGCCCAGCAGTGCCAAAAAGATCAGTGCGACAATACCGATGAGCCACTTGAATCGTTTCACCCTGACATTTCACCCTTCACAAGACCTTGGATCCGATTTTGCCGATTATAACAGATTCCCCCTCCCGGGCCTGGAAAAATGGCATTCGGAGTCAAAAGCGGGCGTGGAAGCCCCGTCTCTTTTAGAGAGCCCCGGCCTCTTTTTGGCTATAATCGCGAAAATTTTCGGGGGAACTTTCTCCCAAAAAAGGATAGCAAGTGCGAGGAAAAGCCTGGAAATTCGGCGACAATATCGACACCGACCTGATCATCGCCGCCCGATACCTCAATACCAGCGAACCGTCGGAGCTGGCTAAACACGTGATGGAGGATGCCGATCCGGAATTTGTGAGCAAGATGGAGCCCGGGGATATCATCGTCGCCGGAGAGAACTTCGGCTGCGGGTCCAGCCGGGAGCACGCCCCCATCGCCCTCAAGGCCGCCGGGATCGCCGCGGTGATCGCCCCGACTTTCGCGCGGATCTTTTACCGCAACGCCTTCAATATGGGGCTGCCCATCTTCGAGCTGCCCGAAGCGGACGAGATCAACGAAGGGGACATCGTCCGGATTGATATGGAGAAGGGGGAAGTGATCGACGAGACCACCGGCAAGCACTACAAGTTCAACCCCATTCCCGAATTTATGCAGGAGCTGGTGGATGCCGGCGGATTGATCGAATACGCCAAAAGAGAGTTGGCAGCCAAGGAGAACGCATGATGCGCAGTTACAAAATCGGAGTGATCAAAGGAGACGGGATCGGCCCCGAGATCGTGGATGAGGCGATCAAGGTGCTCGACGCCGTCGCATCGGTAGAGCAGATCAATTTCGATTACGAAGAGTTTTTGCTCGGGGGTGCCGCCATCGACGAGACGGGTGTGCCCCTGCCCGAGGAGACGATCCAGGGGGTCAAGAAGGTCGACGCCGTGCTCTTCGGCGCCATCGGCGGCCCCAAGTGGGATACGCTGGAGCGCCATCTGCGCCCCGAGAGCGGCCTGCTGGGTCTTCGCAAAGCGATGGGGACCTTCGCCAACCTCCGCCCCGCTACAGTCTATGACGAGCTGATCAACGCCTCGACCCTCAAGCCCGAAGTGGTCAAAGGCGTAGATATTATGGTGGTCCGGGAGCTCACCGGCGGGATCTACTTCGGCCAGCCCAGAGAGTACGGCGAAGAGAAAGCCTACAACACGATGGTCTATACCCGCCCCGAGGTGGAGCGGATCGCCAAGGTGGCCTTCGAGATCGCAATGAAGCGGGACAAGCGGGTCTGCTCCGTGGACAAGGCCAATGTCCTGGAAGTGAGCCAATTCTGGCGGGACATCGTCGAAGAGGTGCACAGGGATTACCCCGAGGTGGAGCTGAGCCATATGTATGTGGACAACGCCGCCATGCAGTTGATCCGGGATCCCAAGCAGTTCGACGTGATCCTCACCGGCAACATCTTCGGCGACATCCTTTCCGATGCCGCCAGTATGCTCAGCGGCTCCATCGGCCTGCTGCCCAGTGCCAGCACCGGAGAAGGGGTGGGCCTCTTCGAGCCGATCCACGGCTCCGCCCCCGACATCGCCGGCCAGGGGATCGCCAACCCCATCGCCACCATCGCCAGCGCCAGTATGATGCTTCGCTACGCCCTGGGCGAAGAGAGTGCGGCCGACCGGATTGACACCGCCATCAAAAAGGCCCTGGCCGAAGGCTACCGCACCCAGGATATCGCCGCCTTCGACGCCAAAGAGGTGGTGAGCACTTCCGAGATGGGAAGCATCATTGCCGATTACGCGGCGAAATAATTGTAGGGTGCGCCCCGCGCACGCTGGATGAAAGACGCCGTACTGAATGAACGGTTCAATTACCCGGAATAAAAGATCACACGATCGCCCTCAGCCATTTCCGACGACTATTCGGCAGATGTCATTCGATTCGGTGCGCACGGCGCACCCTACGGGTCATTTCGCCATATTTTCTCTCCATGTCCATTGAGCCTGATATGCTTTTGAGATGGCAAATTATCGACGCGTTTTTCTGGATGGATACAGCTACTATTTGACAATTGTCACTTATCGGAGAAATCCAATTCTCATCGACAATCTTTCTCTGCTTCGCTGTGCATTTGCCTACAGCAAAGAATGCTTCGATTATCGCATCGACGCTATCGTCATCCTGCCCGACCATTTTCATATGATCATCACTTCAAAACGTGCAGATGAATATCCTGCTATCATTTCGACAATCAAACGGTACTTCAGCCAATATTGTGATCCGAAACATTACGTGCACATGGCACAGTCAGCCAGCCGATACAGGCGGCGGCTCAAACCGATCTGGCAAAAGCGTTTTTTCGAACATACCATCCGCAACGAAAAGGATTTTTTGAAAAAATCCGCTATATGTATCACAATCCGGTCAAACATGGCTACGTTGTCCATCCTGAACATTGGACTTATAGCTCATTTTCGAAACATCTGTAGGGTGCGCCCCACGCACGCTGGATGCTTTTTGTTGTTATAATGGTCGTATGAAAGTTTTATGCCTGAGCGAGCTACCAAATCCCCCAATGATCGATAACCAATGACCACTCTCCGAGCCCCCGATTTCCTCACTCCTTTCCCCCACAAACTTCAAAAACAGATCCACGAGGTAGAGCACTTTCTCTCTACGCATTACAGCGCCCGCTGCCGGATCGTGGGGGGTGCGGTGCGGGATCGGCTGCTGGGGCGGCCGGTGAAGGATGTGGATCTGGAAGTCTATGGACTGGAGCTGCCACGTTTCGAAGAGGCGATGGAGCGGCTGGGGGCCTCGGGAGTGGGGAAGAGCTTTTTTGTCTATAAATACGGAGACCTGGATATCGCGCTGCCAAGGCGGGAGCGCAAGGTGGCCGAGGGGCATCGGGGCTTTGCCGTGGAGCCGGCCTTCGATGAGCGGGAGGCGACCCGGCGGCGGGACTTTACCGTCAATGCGCTGATGTATGACCTGCAAGAGGGGAAGATCCTCGACTACTGGGGCGGTCTGGAGGATCTGGAGGCGAAACGGCTGCGCTGTGTCGATCCCGAAACTTTCGTGGAGGATTCTTTGCGGGTGTTGCGGGGGATGCAGTTCGCGGCGCGGCTGGGCTTTCGGATCGAGGAGGGAACGTGCCGACTCTGCCGGGGGGTTGATCTGGGCGATCTGCCGGGGGCGAGGATCTTCGGGGAGTTTGGGAAGATGTTTGGGGGAGTCTGGTTGCACTATGGCCTTTATGCTCTGGAATCGATGGAAATTTCTCAAAAGCTCTGGGGGCAGGGATTGGACCGGGCCGCCTTTTTCGCCGCCGCCCGGAAGATGGCCCGCTATCCGGCCCAGGCGCCGGAGGGAATCCGCCCCTACTGTTTTTTGGCGATCTACGCTCAGCATTCTGCTGTGCCGATCGGGAAGATTTTGGACGCCGTCGATGCGCCCAATCGCTACCGCCGGGCTCTGGAGAGGCTCCCCAAGCTGCCCCCGAAAGTTCCCCTCTCTTTCGTCGCCGACCTGGCCCGGAAAGAGGGGGTGAAACATTCACCCCTGGCCTGCTATCCACAGGTGCGGGAGGCAGCAAAGCGTTTGGGGGTTTGGGAGTCCGCCTTTGAAATCGGAGTGACGCCGCGGGAGCTGATGGCCCGGGGCTTCCGGGGCAAAGCCCTGGGAGAGGAGCTGGAGCGTCGGCGCCGGCAAAAGATCGAAGCTTTGGAGGATTGAGATGGAGCTATCGCTTTGTTTTAGCGGAGGAGCCTTGCGGGCGGCAGCTCAGATAGGGGTTTTGCGCTTTTTGGAAGAGCAGGGGGTGAGGGTCCGGGCGGTCTCGGGCAGCAGCGCCGGATCGGTGATGGCCCTCTTGAGCGCGGCGGGGTGGGAGAGTCGACAGATCGAAGCGTTTTTGCGTTCGATCCGCCGGCGGGATCTCTTCCGCCTGGGGGGTAAACCGGGGCTCTTTTCCCTCGACGGGGTCGAGGAGCGGCTGCGCGAAGCTCTGGGCACACTGGATTATGCAGAGCTGTCGATCCCCTGTTTCACCTGCGTGACCGGATTGGACCGGGCGCAGACCCGTTATCTGAGCACAGGGGACCCCATCGCCAATGTCGTCGCCTCTTCGGCGCTGATCCCGATCTTCGGGCCCCGGAAGATCGGGGAGGAGTGGTATATCGACGGGGGCTTCAGCGACAATCTGCCGGTAAAGCCGCTTCTGGATTTCGATGCCCCGGTGCTGGCGATCAATGTCAATCCCCTCGAAGGAGAGCCCCCTGGAAATTTCCGCTCACTGCTGATGCGCTCCCTGATGATTATGCTCAACTCCAATATCCGCCCCTCCCGGGAGTTGGCACACGCCTATCTGGAGGTGAAGGGAGTTGCCGGAATGGGGCTTTTTGACTTTGACCGGATCGACGAGGCGATCGACGCGGGCTACCGGGAGATCGAGAGTACCTGGGATGATCTGAAACAATCCCTGTTTACGTCCCGAGTGCTATAATAATTGAGCTCGTGAAATCCTTTTAGGAGTCCTTGAATGGATATCATTATCGCCGGAGCCGGCAAGGTCGGCTACAACCTGGCACGTACGCTCTCCCCTGTTCACAATGTTACGGTCATCGACCGGAATGCCGAAGCGTTGGCTCGGCTCCAGGAGAGTCTCGATATTCTTCCGGTCAACGGGGATATTGAAGACCCCAGAACCTATCGGAAACTGATCGACAAGGAGGCAGATCTCTTCATCGCCGTGACCGATATGGATGAAGCCAACCTTATCTCCACGCTGATCGCCGGGGATACCATTGAAGTCAAGCGCAAATTCATCCGCCTGCGCAACGAGTTTTTCGCCAAGAGCTCCATCCGGGAAAAGCTGGGGATCGACGAAGCGGTCTTCCCCCTGGAGTTGACCTCCAATACTGTAGAGCAGCTCTTCGCCTATCCTCGGGCCAACAATGTCAAGAGCTTCGCCTACACTCCTCTGAAACTCATCTCTCTTCGTGTCAGTGTGGAGGCGGAGTTGCTGACGCTGGAGCCGGAGGGCTTTGCCGTGGTGGGCGTGGAGCGGGAGAAGGAGTTTTTCATCCCCGAAGGGGGCAGTGCCGAAGTAAAAACCGGCGATCTGGTCTATCTTTTTGGGGATGAAGAGCGGATCAAAGCCCTCTGTCCCCGCCTGGAGGTGGAAGCTCCCGAGAGTATCGAGCGCTGTGTCGTCTTCGGCGGCGGGGATCTGGGGATCTCCATCGCCCGGAAACTGATCGAACACGGCAAAGAGGTCAAGCTCGTCGAAGAGGATCTCAAGCAGTGCCATATCGCCGATGAAGCTCTGGAGGGTGAAGTGATGACCCTGAGCTGCAAATACGGGACGGCGGAGCTCTTCGAAGAGGAGGGATTGGCCCATGCCGATATGCTGATCGCGGCGACG is a window of Nitratifractor salsuginis DSM 16511 DNA encoding:
- the trpB gene encoding tryptophan synthase subunit beta → MSQSHDVYIPTPSPFDPDELGHFGIFGGRYVPETLMPVLESLKKDYEAVRFDPEFWKEVDYYYKNYVGRPSALYFAENLSKEIGARIYLKREDLNHTGAHKINHTVAQAILAKRLGKKKIIAETGAGQHGVATATVAALFGLECEIFMGAKDVARQELNVFRMKLLGAKVHAVQSGSKTLKDAMNDAIRHWVTHARDTFYVIGTVAGPHPYPMMIRDIQSIIGWEAKRQILEAEGRLPDKVIACIGGGSNAIGIFNHFLEEEQTECIGIEAGGLGLDSKHGASLAKGAPGVLHGQMSYLLQDEDGQILEAHSISAGLDYPGIGPEHAWLKELGRVTYDNITDQEALDAFVWLSQKEGIIPAFESSHAVAYLKKMNPEELRGKLVLINLSGRGDKDMIQAKELLEF
- a CDS encoding REP-associated tyrosine transposase, with translation MANYRRVFLDGYSYYLTIVTYRRNPILIDNLSLLRCAFAYSKECFDYRIDAIVILPDHFHMIITSKRADEYPAIISTIKRYFSQYCDPKHYVHMAQSASRYRRRLKPIWQKRFFEHTIRNEKDFLKKSAICITIRSNMATLSILNIGLIAHFRNICRVRPTHAGCFLLL
- a CDS encoding endolytic transglycosylase MltG, translating into MKRFKWLIGIVALIFLALLGFYLYHTRSTHPIHPPAAASTKPSPSRPKPESPNQGNPSTPQAPPRHSASRQELPPVSPARLREFDQPETLPPLIHIPQGDRTKIYDSLRRQGLPLWISDLLFLLPSRVTPGWIRLQHPVSLQEFFSRINDFPREKTRRVVMYSGDSLEDFIRQLSRQARLDPKALYEEYFRFSPYLDGGILAGYYRLPYRLSPGPAMAYLTEKSEETFRKLSEQYLGRYDPAEFRRYLIIASIIQRETWHPEEMPRIAAVIYNRLKRNMKLQLDATLNYGPWSHKKVTPERIRRDKSRFNTYRHHGLPPSPLGSVTPAALKAALAPAKSGDLYFVKGPNGRHLFSASYADHLRIISRLKALHSPAPVKKSEGNETNSSAQIGYNLLQTNPKNLDKNGTP
- the leuB gene encoding 3-isopropylmalate dehydrogenase, giving the protein MRSYKIGVIKGDGIGPEIVDEAIKVLDAVASVEQINFDYEEFLLGGAAIDETGVPLPEETIQGVKKVDAVLFGAIGGPKWDTLERHLRPESGLLGLRKAMGTFANLRPATVYDELINASTLKPEVVKGVDIMVVRELTGGIYFGQPREYGEEKAYNTMVYTRPEVERIAKVAFEIAMKRDKRVCSVDKANVLEVSQFWRDIVEEVHRDYPEVELSHMYVDNAAMQLIRDPKQFDVILTGNIFGDILSDAASMLSGSIGLLPSASTGEGVGLFEPIHGSAPDIAGQGIANPIATIASASMMLRYALGEESAADRIDTAIKKALAEGYRTQDIAAFDAKEVVSTSEMGSIIADYAAK
- a CDS encoding NAD-binding protein; translation: MDIIIAGAGKVGYNLARTLSPVHNVTVIDRNAEALARLQESLDILPVNGDIEDPRTYRKLIDKEADLFIAVTDMDEANLISTLIAGDTIEVKRKFIRLRNEFFAKSSIREKLGIDEAVFPLELTSNTVEQLFAYPRANNVKSFAYTPLKLISLRVSVEAELLTLEPEGFAVVGVEREKEFFIPEGGSAEVKTGDLVYLFGDEERIKALCPRLEVEAPESIERCVVFGGGDLGISIARKLIEHGKEVKLVEEDLKQCHIADEALEGEVMTLSCKYGTAELFEEEGLAHADMLIAATGNDEYNIIKCLEAKEHGIQKVVAVNNEMEYYNLMHSLGLVVVRGPKMSAYHTIVERIHSSHVVTERKYCGGRGVILLRKVFPGSVLEGKKIKPYRSTGEALLYLIREKEMIRFTEAMKLMAEDVLIAFAHEEETEKLEQWFHGL
- a CDS encoding four helix bundle protein — its product is MKCENLDVWKRSATLSSELYLYFRESKDYGFKDQITRSGLSIPSNIAEGVERNSDKESIHFLDIAQGSCAELKTQIYIGMKIAYIDKETGKKWIDEVAAVNRMIGGLKKSIISQLAT
- a CDS encoding 3-isopropylmalate dehydratase small subunit, with translation MRGKAWKFGDNIDTDLIIAARYLNTSEPSELAKHVMEDADPEFVSKMEPGDIIVAGENFGCGSSREHAPIALKAAGIAAVIAPTFARIFYRNAFNMGLPIFELPEADEINEGDIVRIDMEKGEVIDETTGKHYKFNPIPEFMQELVDAGGLIEYAKRELAAKENA
- a CDS encoding patatin-like phospholipase family protein produces the protein MELSLCFSGGALRAAAQIGVLRFLEEQGVRVRAVSGSSAGSVMALLSAAGWESRQIEAFLRSIRRRDLFRLGGKPGLFSLDGVEERLREALGTLDYAELSIPCFTCVTGLDRAQTRYLSTGDPIANVVASSALIPIFGPRKIGEEWYIDGGFSDNLPVKPLLDFDAPVLAINVNPLEGEPPGNFRSLLMRSLMIMLNSNIRPSRELAHAYLEVKGVAGMGLFDFDRIDEAIDAGYREIESTWDDLKQSLFTSRVL
- a CDS encoding leucyl aminopeptidase, with the protein product MKLIKFYEKLLNEIEADIEIVIVINKNFDQRFVDEDKELLQQAGFSGDQDETCLLAEKGKLYVGADSINSADIRSAAANAVRALNGKGYKIAKMGAYMSHPSCTATLRAQAEGLLLGGYRFERYKSKHTDKHLHKVRISLEEYNGYALDIPAAQRAIDKAIVSAEATNFVRDIVNTAPDDCYPETMAQIAAELAQKESRLNLEVLGPKEMREEGMNALLAVGRASRHEPRLIHLSYTPKETPVATVSLIGKGLTYDSGGLSLKPSDFMVTMKADKSGGSAVLGILKAVAELHLPIEVHGFVGAVENMIGGDAYKPDDVLKAKNGKTIEVRNTDAEGRLVLADVLCYAQEKVKADYIFDLATLTGACVVGVGQYTSGVMGFGADPVNRVLYAANTLSGELATKLDFNRFLRKTLKSEIADICNISNTRYGGAITAGMFLGEFIDEDHKEKWAHIDIAGPAFVEHAWGENPHGASGAGVRMMTRLLEKLARGDAHA
- a CDS encoding CCA tRNA nucleotidyltransferase, whose product is MTTLRAPDFLTPFPHKLQKQIHEVEHFLSTHYSARCRIVGGAVRDRLLGRPVKDVDLEVYGLELPRFEEAMERLGASGVGKSFFVYKYGDLDIALPRRERKVAEGHRGFAVEPAFDEREATRRRDFTVNALMYDLQEGKILDYWGGLEDLEAKRLRCVDPETFVEDSLRVLRGMQFAARLGFRIEEGTCRLCRGVDLGDLPGARIFGEFGKMFGGVWLHYGLYALESMEISQKLWGQGLDRAAFFAAARKMARYPAQAPEGIRPYCFLAIYAQHSAVPIGKILDAVDAPNRYRRALERLPKLPPKVPLSFVADLARKEGVKHSPLACYPQVREAAKRLGVWESAFEIGVTPRELMARGFRGKALGEELERRRRQKIEALED